A stretch of the Panicum virgatum strain AP13 chromosome 9N, P.virgatum_v5, whole genome shotgun sequence genome encodes the following:
- the LOC120692220 gene encoding silicon efflux transporter LSI2-like isoform X2 — translation MAVFPTVPFMPVGRTAGSLLGAMLMVLFRVISPEDAYAAIDLPIIGLLFGTMVVSIFLERADMFKYLGNLLSWKSRGSKDLLFRVCIVSAFASALFTNDTCCVVLTEFILKVARQNNLPPQPFLLALATSSNIGSAATPIGNPQNLVIAVESGISFGQFLLGVFPAMIVGVLTNAAILLLYFWKYLSVEKDQEGGQPEGPEVVADDEVTSHRFTPARMSHVSSLNPDDVDCISEPIIRSNSVSTSVNENLRSRSINSEADIQLAIKSLRASSMSHEMVEVSTVSDRRDEGASSRKFTRTASQQRSVIIEDLPPSPESNGENEKEAEVAEKRWKVLVWKTAVYLITLGMLIALLMGLNMSWTAITAALVLLALDFTDAQACLEKVSYSLLIFFCGMFITVDGFNKTGIPNTLWELVEPYSRIDSAKGVALLAVVILILSNVASNVPTVLLLGTRVAASAAAISHDSERKAWLILAWVSTVAGNLTLLGSAANLIVCEQARRAQFFGYNLTFWSHLRFGVPSTIVVTAIGLLIVISY, via the exons ATGGCCGTCTTCCCCACCGTCCCGTTCATGCCTGTTGGACGGACGGCTGGGTCCCTCCTTGGTGCTATGCTAATGGTCCTGTTCCGTGTCATCTCCCCGGAGGACGCATACGCTGCGATTGACCTCCCGATCATTGGCCTGCTCTTTGGGACAATGGTCGTCAGCATCTTCCTTGAGAGGGCTGACATGTTTAAGTACCTCGGAAACCTGCTCTCATGGAAGAGCAGAGGTAGCAAGGACCTGCTCTTCCGAGTTTGCATCGTGTCTGCATTTGCAAGCGCACTTTTCACCAATGACACGTGCTGTGTTGTGCTCACTGAATTCATCCTCAAGGTTGCTAGGCAGAACAACCTACCACCACAGCCTTTCCTTCTGGCCCTTGCCACCAGTTCTAACATCGGCTCTGCTGCAACGCCGATTGGTAACCCTCAGAACCTTGTCATAGCTGTGGAGAGTGGGATTTCATTTGGTCAGTTCCTGCTAGGAGTTTTCCCAGCTATGATTGTTGGGGTTCTGACAAATGCTGCTATCCTCCTTTTGTACTTCTGGAAATACTTGTCTGTGGAGAAGGACCAGGAAGGTGGGCAACCTGAAGGGCCAGAGGTGGTTGCCGACGATGAGGTTACCTCGCATCGCTTCACACCGGCTAGAATGTCACATGTTTCTTCCCTGAATCCAGATGATGTGGATTGCATAAGTGAACCAATCATCAGGAGCAACAGTGTCAGTACCAGTGTGAACGAGAACCTGAGGAGCAGAAGCATCAATTCTGAGGCCGACATTCAGCTTGCCATTAAGTCTCTGCGGGCATCAAGCATGTCACACGAGATGGTAGAGGTCTCGACGGTTTCTGATAGGAGAGATGAAGGTGCATCCTCAAGGAAGTTCACTAGAACTGCAAGCCAACAAAGGAGTGTGATAATAGAGGACTTGCCACCCTCCCCAGAGAGCAATGGGGAAAATGAGAAAGAAGCAGAGGTCGCAGAGAAGAGGTGGAAAGTTCTTGTGTGGAAGACAGCTGTTTACCTTATAACTCTTGGCATGCTCATTGCCCTTCTAATGGGGCTTAACATGTCCTGGACTGCAATCACTGCAGCTCTGGTTCTCCTTGCACTTGATTTTACAGATGCACAGGCTTGTCTTGAGAAG GTGTCATATTCATTGCTGATCTTTTTCTGCGGAATGTTTATTACCGTTGATGGCTTCAACAAAACTGGCATACCGAACACACTCTGGGAGTTAGTGGAACCATATTCAAGAATTGATAGTGCCAAAGGAGTTGCACTTCTTGCGGTGGTGATTCTTATCCTTTCAAATGTGGCCTCAAATGTCCCCACag TCTTGTTGCTCGGTACAAGAGTGGCCGCGTCAGCCGCCGCGATTTCTCATGATTCAGAGAGGAAGGCCTGGCTCATCCTTGCATGGGTGAGCACCGTGGCTGGGAACCTCACCCTCCTGGGTTCCGCCGCGAACCTGATTGTCTGCGAGCAGGCCAGGCGCGCTCAGTTCTTCGGCTACAACCTCAC
- the LOC120692220 gene encoding silicon efflux transporter LSI2-like isoform X1, whose amino-acid sequence MALAGTSKVVLGCIAFGIFWVMAVFPTVPFMPVGRTAGSLLGAMLMVLFRVISPEDAYAAIDLPIIGLLFGTMVVSIFLERADMFKYLGNLLSWKSRGSKDLLFRVCIVSAFASALFTNDTCCVVLTEFILKVARQNNLPPQPFLLALATSSNIGSAATPIGNPQNLVIAVESGISFGQFLLGVFPAMIVGVLTNAAILLLYFWKYLSVEKDQEGGQPEGPEVVADDEVTSHRFTPARMSHVSSLNPDDVDCISEPIIRSNSVSTSVNENLRSRSINSEADIQLAIKSLRASSMSHEMVEVSTVSDRRDEGASSRKFTRTASQQRSVIIEDLPPSPESNGENEKEAEVAEKRWKVLVWKTAVYLITLGMLIALLMGLNMSWTAITAALVLLALDFTDAQACLEKVSYSLLIFFCGMFITVDGFNKTGIPNTLWELVEPYSRIDSAKGVALLAVVILILSNVASNVPTVLLLGTRVAASAAAISHDSERKAWLILAWVSTVAGNLTLLGSAANLIVCEQARRAQFFGYNLTFWSHLRFGVPSTIVVTAIGLLIVISY is encoded by the exons ATGGCGTTGGCAGGGACCTCCAAAGTAGTGCTGGGATGTATCGCCTTTGGGATTTTCTGGGTGATGGCCGTCTTCCCCACCGTCCCGTTCATGCCTGTTGGACGGACGGCTGGGTCCCTCCTTGGTGCTATGCTAATGGTCCTGTTCCGTGTCATCTCCCCGGAGGACGCATACGCTGCGATTGACCTCCCGATCATTGGCCTGCTCTTTGGGACAATGGTCGTCAGCATCTTCCTTGAGAGGGCTGACATGTTTAAGTACCTCGGAAACCTGCTCTCATGGAAGAGCAGAGGTAGCAAGGACCTGCTCTTCCGAGTTTGCATCGTGTCTGCATTTGCAAGCGCACTTTTCACCAATGACACGTGCTGTGTTGTGCTCACTGAATTCATCCTCAAGGTTGCTAGGCAGAACAACCTACCACCACAGCCTTTCCTTCTGGCCCTTGCCACCAGTTCTAACATCGGCTCTGCTGCAACGCCGATTGGTAACCCTCAGAACCTTGTCATAGCTGTGGAGAGTGGGATTTCATTTGGTCAGTTCCTGCTAGGAGTTTTCCCAGCTATGATTGTTGGGGTTCTGACAAATGCTGCTATCCTCCTTTTGTACTTCTGGAAATACTTGTCTGTGGAGAAGGACCAGGAAGGTGGGCAACCTGAAGGGCCAGAGGTGGTTGCCGACGATGAGGTTACCTCGCATCGCTTCACACCGGCTAGAATGTCACATGTTTCTTCCCTGAATCCAGATGATGTGGATTGCATAAGTGAACCAATCATCAGGAGCAACAGTGTCAGTACCAGTGTGAACGAGAACCTGAGGAGCAGAAGCATCAATTCTGAGGCCGACATTCAGCTTGCCATTAAGTCTCTGCGGGCATCAAGCATGTCACACGAGATGGTAGAGGTCTCGACGGTTTCTGATAGGAGAGATGAAGGTGCATCCTCAAGGAAGTTCACTAGAACTGCAAGCCAACAAAGGAGTGTGATAATAGAGGACTTGCCACCCTCCCCAGAGAGCAATGGGGAAAATGAGAAAGAAGCAGAGGTCGCAGAGAAGAGGTGGAAAGTTCTTGTGTGGAAGACAGCTGTTTACCTTATAACTCTTGGCATGCTCATTGCCCTTCTAATGGGGCTTAACATGTCCTGGACTGCAATCACTGCAGCTCTGGTTCTCCTTGCACTTGATTTTACAGATGCACAGGCTTGTCTTGAGAAG GTGTCATATTCATTGCTGATCTTTTTCTGCGGAATGTTTATTACCGTTGATGGCTTCAACAAAACTGGCATACCGAACACACTCTGGGAGTTAGTGGAACCATATTCAAGAATTGATAGTGCCAAAGGAGTTGCACTTCTTGCGGTGGTGATTCTTATCCTTTCAAATGTGGCCTCAAATGTCCCCACag TCTTGTTGCTCGGTACAAGAGTGGCCGCGTCAGCCGCCGCGATTTCTCATGATTCAGAGAGGAAGGCCTGGCTCATCCTTGCATGGGTGAGCACCGTGGCTGGGAACCTCACCCTCCTGGGTTCCGCCGCGAACCTGATTGTCTGCGAGCAGGCCAGGCGCGCTCAGTTCTTCGGCTACAACCTCAC